The DNA region aagcAGAAAAGGTCCATTGCTAGCAAACGCTACACACATTATTACTTCAAGGTTCACAAACCTTCACTTGTATAGTCGCTCCGTACTTGTCGTTTCTGTAGGCAGTGTCGTTTTGATGCTTTTGGCCTCGCGACCGAGATACATTACCTTTCTGAGAACTCATCTTattcttctattttttttagcTACACATGCTATGTGGGTATACAACTCCAATAACCACGCTGGAGAGAGGACTAACCCGGAAGAAGTAGGAGCACGTCATGAGACGTCATTGAGGTCAAAACACAAACCCTCCACTTCAGATgttgaaataaatcaaaaatatatacaaatagcTGTTTGCTGGAATACAAATAGAAAAGGTTGCTGACACTAGTTTACAAATACGGTTAATAAAATAGTTATAGCCAAATGACGTCACCTGATTGAATGTTACAAACACCTTGGTTGGTGCCAATTGGACATAGCCAGGAAATAGTAGTTTCCGATTGGTTCTCCTAAACGTCAATCAAAACATTGCGCCACTCTGCGACGTCAACAGGGACCGCCCTTAAATATCAACACTACATACCATTGGTCGGCTCGTTTCATTAACCTCGCTGCTATTGGTCCAtagagctgtcaatcaaatcctCTCCTTCCTTACAAGcggagtgtttttttttgtttttttttacaacgaAAAGCGATGATGTTTCGGAGGCAAGCGATGCTGTTGTGAAGTGATTGCCAAATCAACACGGACGTGAGACACTAATTTAGTTAGACCTTTACCCATGTCGCTTTTGAGCTATATAGACTTTAATCTTTTGAATGAATCGACCTCGTTATCATTCAGGACCATTAGTTGAGAAAACCGAgcggagaaaaaaagagacgaCAGTTTCTGAGGCTGTCTGGACCCGGAGGACGAAACTGCTAGCTAATAGAAACTCACAGCTGTGGTGCCAAGAGGCATATACACACTCAAAGTGACATCGACACGGAACAGAGGATAATCTGGCCGAGGATAACCTTGTCAATCTCCTGGCGTCTATTACAAGACAAGTCGGTTTGCTTGGTGTGAAGATAACACCTGACTTAGTTGAATACTGTCACCGTCCAGGTAATGTTGTGATCATTTCTCCGCTCTGTGTTAATAAGGAACACGCGCATATTTGCATGTTTTGTGTTACTGGCTAATTGGCTCATAATACTTGGCAATAATTGTGTCTATGCGTTGGAAATTAATCCTCCACAACCCAGCCTAATCTCTGACAACATTTCTGCCTCCACCACCATTTTACAGTAACTCGCTTCGGGGCTCCATTCTGTGTCCGTGGCTGGGAGATTATTATGGACTATTTTTGGGGAATATAGGAAGGAAATAGCCCCCACTTGACCCTAATTTTGAATGTCACAACGTCTTGTTGAAGTAATATTCATAGATCACAAGTGGCTGTAAAAAGTAATCACCCGAAATCATCTTGGTACAGCCAATTGTTTCTAGTAAAGGCACACAGGTAATCAAGTGGAATTGAAATCACCTGTGTAATCGAAGGTCAGCTGGTTAGCCAATATTATTGCAAGACTATCAAATAAAGACTTGACCATATATTAATCAGGAAAATGATGTGCAATATAATTTCCAAGTCTTTGAATATCCCTCAGagtaaactgtaaaaataatgAACAGTTGTAAATCTGTCAAATCCAATATAGGACATTAAGTCATGAGGGGTTTGCTTCTACCCCAGACTACAATAAGCAACGTGCTTGTGTATCCTGGAAGCAGACTGTCGGATCGTGTTTGCATAGACTCAGTGATGTAAATTCAAAGATGTAATAGCGAGGTTTAAATTTATACTTTGACCACCTTTTTTAATTGGAAATACAATCCCCAACACATAGTCGTAACCTGACAGTGATGTGTGTTAAGGCCAATTCAAAAAGGGCATGTGTAGTTGTGCAGAGTCAAATTCCAAAGAGCCTGGAATATCTAAAAGGTAGCCTTAGGTGGGGGTCCAGGTGCAGGGTGAAacaacaagaaagcctttttaAGTCAATACTGTCTGAGTGGTTATGGAGCCTGGAAGCAGACGGAGACCAAACACTCAATCAGGGTCAGAACTATATCTTGTTTTATAATCCTGGTTGAAGAGCGCTATGAATTCTGGAGAGGGGAATTGATAGTGTATAAAAGAGTTTTATCCCCCAGTCCCAGAAACCCCCTGCTTTTCTACTTAACAAAGACAAGTGTTATTGTTCTTAGAGATCATTTAAAAGTTCTGTGGTGAAATTTCTCTTGTGGTGTTTTCCTTGTGATCAatctgctgggggggggggggtggagaggCAAATTACTGTTTCAGTTATTTCAGAGAGCCCAGATGCTCTTGTTTTGATATTATATCTGATTTCTCTCCCCGTCTTAGTTCTATAAAGTAATTCTTACATTTAATCTACTGATGACATGTATCTGTTTTAACCATCCTCACTCTCCCTGTCACAGTGTTTTGAGGATGAACCACTTATCCCTCAGTGAGCTATGTTGCCTGTTCTGCTGTCCACCGTGCCCCAGCAAGATCGCGTCTAAGCTGGCCTTCCTGCCCCCAGAGCCCACCTACAGCCTCATGTCTGATGACAGTGGCAGCAAATGGACGCTGAACCTCTCAGACCGCGCCGACTGGCAGTACTCGTCCCGTGAGAAGGATGCCATCGAGTGCTTCATGACACGCACCTCAAGAGGGAACCGCATTGCCTGCATGTTTGTCCGCTGCTCACCCAGTGCCCGATACACTCTATTATTCTCCCACGGAAATGCAGTGGACTTGGGCCAGATGAGCAGCTTCTACATCGGCCTCGGTTCACGGATCAACTGCAACGTCTTCTCCTACGACTACTCGGGTTACGGGGCGAGTTCTGGGAAACCCTCGGAGAAGAACCTGTACGCTGATGTCGACGCCGCCTGGCAGGCACTCCGGTCACGGTAATGAGAGATGATGATGGGAGAACCTGTGCACAGATGTTGGCACAGCCTGTAGGAGAGGATGCAGTGATTGACCGATTAGTAGAGATGAATGCATTGATATTCCAGTAATTGAATAACACACAACCCCTACATTTTAAGGTGATtgcaaaatataatttaaatggcGATTTCAGTTGAGGCTTGACAAACAGTGAGTGAGTAAAGCCCCATGAACTTATACGGGCTGAAATGCATTGCATGATTATAACCTACATGCAGTAAATGAACAAAACTAAATTGTAAAAACCTTCCCTTACAGTGCATAACTAATAGTTCCAGATAATTTCACTCTACATATTGCAAGTCACAAATGAAAGCATCCGCTTTGTAAACCGTGACGAGAGTTATATTAATAGAAACTCTCTGTTCATGTCCTTCTCGTTTGACAGCTTTGCATTGGGAGTGAGGGATAATGGTGTGAACAGCAATAGCAACCTTTCCTGCTTTTTGTTTACAACTATGGGGAAGTTTGACAAAGATAATGGGCACTGCTGAAATAAAAGCTAAAGGAAACTGGGCTGATGTAGATTGATGGGGGGGAATCACAGAGACGTGACGAGATAACAACAAGAGCTGGCGGAGAAGAAGGAGCTGGGTGGAAGGATGATTTAGATTGGATAAGACTGATAACATCATTGGGTGGAGATGACGAGGAATGGTCATTCTTGTAGGAATGACATGATGTTCTTGTGGGCAGTAATAAGGAGCGTGTTTTCTGTGGTCATGCTGGCCGGCCATATGTAGGTGTGAGTGGGTGCTCTGCTGCAACCTTTTTGCGCTGCGGGctatgaatatattttgtaCAATATTTGCCAGTTTGATAAAAGCTTTTTGTTGATGCCGTGTGCATTAATCTGTATCATAGCTTTGTAATGATAATGAAACAACCCCTTGACTCTATTGAGGCTTTTATCTTCagtgggaaaggttacaatcgGCATTCATTCCTGGGACAAGTGACTCTGCAGTCGCAGGTGTTTAtcctctgcagctctgattGGCCATGATGGAAACAAGACACCGGGTGGACACACTCATTTTTGTCCCCTTTTCCGGAGGGACGCTTGGTGATGCTGATTGAAGTGAATATATGATCAATATAATCCAACGGGGATTATCATAATTTATTAGTGTACAAAACGTGTATTCTATATGtgctcttcaaagccaccagactccagtgAGACAATATTTTACTTCGCTAATCATCATAAAACTCACTTCATTTAAActtgacagaaacaaaataaaactcatcaaaaccGTCTTTGTTCGGTCTTAGAGTTTGCGAGAGAGAGACTAAATAAGTAACGGATATAAAAACAAGTAACACACAATCACTGTTTACTAGCCCTGCTTCCAGTGCCAGCAGGTGCATTTGGGGCTTGTCTACCGCCAAAGGGAAAGAAGTCCATCGCCTATTTTTAGCAGGTTTAGCAGCACCTAATaccatttttaatgaaatgacaataaagacaCTGTATATGCAGAAAGATATTGACCGCAGTCCCAAATCCCGTATAATCTGTCACTACCTGCAGGCATGGACTCGTCTCTCAGCTTCAGACCCTTTCCCAAGATGAGCAGTGTTCTTCAGTCTGTCAACCCCATGTCCCTCACTTCCTTCCGTCCATGTTTAACACTCTCCTGTCATCTCCTTCTGTTTGTCCTTTTTATAACACCACATGCGTTGTGCTACATGTGGAACTCTGTTTTAGGTTGCAGCCCTATACACATGCATGATGTATGCTATTGTTCTACATAAACAAGAAAAGACACAACCACTCGCCTGTTCTGACAGGAAATGGGagatgtgtgtttatctgtgaaCGTGAGGGAATGTGTCCatcatatttgtgtgttttttgtttacgtGGATGAGGGTGAAACAAAAGTTCATCCAGTAGGTCTGGCTGTTTTTGTCTACTTCCTGCTGGAAGACAAACAAATGATGAAGAGAGGAGATGGGTTTTGGCTCAGGACATAAATAAGGCAGAAAAAGAAGAGCCAAAGCAGTTTAAATCGACCACAAAGATACAAACTAGGCTTCTAGTGTAGTGCCGCTCCTGTGTCAATGCTTATGTGGgtgtatttaaattgtattagcGGCAAATGGAGATGTTGGCACTGTAGAGATTGAAAAGTGCTGATGGGTAACACTGGTAGGGCCACTGGCAACAAAATGTTACTGCTCCTTAGGTACATTTCACAGAATATACTGAATGGTCTCATGTAAATAAGGAAGCTGGCGAGAGACAGGAAATCCCTTGATCATAAAGGTTGTGCATGCAGGACATATGCCACTGCTGTGAAGAAGAAGCCGCTTTTCCGGTGGCCAGACACTCTGTCTTTGTGGGAACAAAATGCATTCCTTTGCTTTACAGTAAAAGCCTTCTGTCACTTGTGTTTTCAATTAAGGCCTTCATTGTCATGAATGCcacacaaaaggaaaaa from Cottoperca gobio chromosome 9, fCotGob3.1, whole genome shotgun sequence includes:
- the abhd17b gene encoding alpha/beta hydrolase domain-containing protein 17B codes for the protein MNHLSLSELCCLFCCPPCPSKIASKLAFLPPEPTYSLMSDDSGSKWTLNLSDRADWQYSSREKDAIECFMTRTSRGNRIACMFVRCSPSARYTLLFSHGNAVDLGQMSSFYIGLGSRINCNVFSYDYSGYGASSGKPSEKNLYADVDAAWQALRSRYGIRPENVIVYGQSIGTVPSVDLASRYESAAVILHSPLTSGMRVAFPDTKKTYCFDAFPNIDKISKVTSPVLVIHGTEDEVIDFSHGLALYERCQRPVEPLWVEGAGHNDVELYGQYLERLKQFVAHELVNL